The following proteins are co-located in the Syngnathus scovelli strain Florida chromosome 5, RoL_Ssco_1.2, whole genome shotgun sequence genome:
- the LOC125968529 gene encoding UPF0450 protein C17orf58 homolog, protein MYLCVRVGRPASRCRPVPVLYKKAQLCSRTCSGCLLQQHSPTMMRINVFGFFLMFHLHKAQEHVVNEFYPLVEKAPSSFVDHPQSNQTRLMVKEPSLPINELLEKSSRTGESKFSLLPLPSAIWPKHSDLAPVPRHHGPHNKSKRGPKNEHLLELNTDKTRGETAGLLPKPSLTASTAPAANRTSQTVINPPHPTEPEGYPNSRSRSAPHPQPAPAPSPRRDPSNRRLDPEENRPGKAGFYQTGIGAAPPRNNSRPPVTFNRRSASLLYQFDILRRESDLPHDAFCMSECRKEKDERDYYCYSEFAVNGVVHDIDVVRKGIRLITLMVSSDGFYKMSRLYATPDSFFFKVRLLVLDTYKCSKPCPDIKLGTRYIVMGQIYHRRRHLPNDLLNLLGARLKPGDGILKSSNYVKRFNKRKHQKVLEATRSKCR, encoded by the exons ATGTATCTGTGTGTCCGTGTAGGACGGCCCGCCTCGCGCTGCAGGCCCGTCCCAGTGTTGTATAAAAAGGCTCAgctctgcagtagaacctgctcTGGATGTCTCCTTCAACAACATTCACCAACCATGATGAGGATTAATGTGTTTGGTTTTTTCTTAATGTTCCATCTTCACAAGGCACAGGAACATGTTGTTAATG AATTTTATCCTCTTGTTGAGAAAGCTCCATCTAGTTTTGTGGACCACCCACAGAGCAATCAAACCAGGCTGATGGTGAAAGAACCGTCTTTGCCCATCAATGAACTTTTAGAGAAGAGTAGCAGGACCGGCGAGTCCAAATTCTCCCTCCTTCCTTTACCTTCCGCCATCTGGCCaaaacacagcgacctggcaCCCGTCCCTCGCCACCATGGCCCCCACAACAAGAGCAAGCGCGGCCCCAAGAACGAGCACCTGCTGGAGTTGAACACGGATAAAACCAGAGGAGAAACAGCCGGTCTCCTTCCCAAACCTTCTTTGACGGCGTCGACAGCTCCGGCCGCTAACCGCACCTCTCAGACCGTAATCAACCCGCCTCACCCCACCGAGCCGGAGGGCTATCCCAACTCCAGATCCAGGAGCGCCCCTCACCCACAGCCTGCTCCAGCACCTTCTCCTCGCAGAGACCCCTCCAATAGACGCCTGGACCCAGAGGAGAACCGCCCGGGGAAAGCAGGTTTCTACCAAACCGGAATCGGCGCGGCGCCGCCTCGGAACAACAGCCGGCCTCCTGTCACCTTCAACCGGCGCTCCGCCAGCCTCCTGTACCAATTTGACATCCTCAGACGAG AGTCCGACCTCCCCCACGATGCCTTCTGCATGAGTGAGTGCAGGAAGGAGAAGGATGAGAGGGATTATTACTGCTACAGCGAGTTTG CTGTCAACGGGGTCGTCCATGACATTGACGTGGTTCGTAAAGGGATACGTCTCATTACTCTGATGGTGAGCAGCGACGGGTTCTACAAGATGAGTCGCCTCTATGCCACCCCTGATAGCTTCTTCTTCAAAGTGCGACTTCTGGTCTTGGACACTTACAAATGCAGCAAACCCTGTCCTGATATCAAACTTG GAACCAGATACATCGTAATGGGCCAAATCTACCACCGGAGACGACATCTTCCAAACGATCTCCTGAACCTGCTCGGGGCCCGACTAAAACCAGGCGACGGCATCCTCAAGAGCAGCAATTATGTAAAAAGGTTCAACAAACGGAAGCACCAGAAGGTCCTGGAAGCCACCCGCTCCAAGTGTCGGTGA